Proteins from one Chitinophaga oryzae genomic window:
- a CDS encoding phage head closure protein yields MIGGMQQRITFLAPVSTAVGGGGSETTYTDVLTDWCRAKPLKASRELVEYQTALKTGYRFTIRQWKGWQPDKSMLISYNGQKYTINSILPDTDKGVWFWHIVGVEQQQNG; encoded by the coding sequence ATGATCGGAGGTATGCAGCAACGGATCACCTTTCTGGCCCCGGTAAGTACCGCAGTAGGAGGTGGTGGAAGCGAAACAACCTACACTGATGTGTTGACTGACTGGTGTAGAGCGAAGCCGCTAAAGGCCAGCCGGGAGCTGGTGGAATACCAGACCGCACTAAAAACCGGTTACCGCTTCACCATCCGGCAATGGAAAGGCTGGCAGCCTGATAAAAGCATGCTGATATCCTATAATGGTCAGAAATATACGATAAACAGTATTCTGCCAGACACGGACAAGGGTGTTTGGTTCTGGCATATTGTAGGTGTTGAACAACAGCAAAATGGATAG
- a CDS encoding head-tail connector protein gives MLRNRIVDKKATTTGTTEPVALQDAKNFLRVSFDDDDNLIQNQLKAARELLEKHLNISIISKEVTVVFSHDGYNFQLPAGPVGEVSSASFGYEPDDVVITSSNYRVIGQEFKSFRGTPGYWTVKYTAGYSEVPEAIRQGILKQVAWMYENRGDVSTTGQINTDVLYLLSAYNKNTWL, from the coding sequence ATGCTGAGAAACAGAATCGTCGATAAAAAAGCTACCACCACCGGAACGACAGAGCCGGTGGCCCTGCAGGATGCTAAAAATTTCCTGCGGGTGAGCTTTGATGATGACGATAACCTCATTCAGAACCAGTTGAAGGCCGCCCGTGAGCTGCTGGAGAAGCATCTGAACATCAGTATAATCTCGAAAGAGGTTACAGTGGTGTTTTCTCATGATGGCTACAATTTTCAGCTGCCTGCTGGTCCAGTGGGAGAGGTCTCATCTGCCTCATTCGGTTATGAGCCGGATGATGTGGTGATCACCTCTTCCAACTACAGGGTCATTGGTCAGGAATTTAAATCTTTTCGCGGGACACCCGGTTACTGGACGGTGAAGTATACAGCCGGTTATAGTGAGGTGCCTGAAGCCATCCGGCAGGGTATCCTCAAGCAGGTGGCATGGATGTACGAAAACCGTGGCGACGTCTCGACAACAGGTCAGATCAACACAGATGTGCTTTACCTGCTTTCAGCTTACAATAAAAATACCTGGCTATGA
- a CDS encoding phage major capsid protein gives MRLNYANSFYRKDTPEDGGGVELITRQVGELKTLIQSGQQKTATDIQSVQSSVTEVKTSVTEMKSEQEELRKEINIIKAKSGRSSIIQKAADVNFNDRVKELVIENGEQLKAMAAGSLKSHSFRIQVKDVADTTAPNSLTGNYPKEYAQDIISMPSRKTHLRSLFGVGPTSERTYTYYREKPVEGGVASQNPEGAVKSKIKFNLEEVDANVKTIAGFTVISRQLLNNLPGTWSFLQKRMPELYYREEDRQLFSGTGLNGELSGLLAAIATGASTKTDLLLKVMATIAEIEDTDEDVNTLLFRPTDYMNLLETATLNKPDVIVIDPTTGRLTVAGVPAYKSTAVPAGTGVIGDFNMGADILQLTALNVAISLEDDNNFQKNAATVRVEAEVAFPIFRPGAFRKISMTTTP, from the coding sequence ATGCGTTTGAATTATGCAAATAGCTTTTATCGTAAAGATACACCGGAAGATGGCGGCGGTGTAGAGCTGATCACCCGTCAGGTTGGTGAGCTGAAAACGCTTATACAAAGTGGTCAGCAGAAGACTGCGACCGATATTCAGTCTGTTCAATCCTCTGTGACAGAAGTGAAAACCTCTGTGACAGAGATGAAGTCGGAGCAGGAAGAGCTCCGCAAAGAAATCAACATTATCAAGGCTAAATCAGGCCGGTCCAGCATCATCCAGAAGGCTGCTGATGTCAACTTCAATGACCGTGTTAAAGAACTGGTTATTGAAAATGGCGAACAGCTGAAGGCCATGGCGGCCGGTAGCCTGAAAAGTCACAGCTTCCGCATTCAGGTCAAGGATGTCGCTGATACCACCGCACCGAACAGCCTTACAGGTAATTATCCGAAGGAATACGCGCAGGATATTATCAGCATGCCCTCCAGAAAAACTCACTTACGCTCGTTGTTTGGCGTTGGTCCTACAAGCGAGCGTACCTATACTTACTATCGCGAAAAGCCGGTTGAAGGAGGTGTTGCATCACAGAATCCGGAAGGCGCTGTAAAATCAAAAATTAAATTCAACCTGGAAGAGGTTGACGCCAATGTTAAAACCATTGCGGGTTTTACGGTTATTAGCCGCCAGCTACTCAACAATCTCCCGGGCACATGGTCATTCCTGCAAAAACGAATGCCCGAACTGTATTACAGGGAGGAAGACCGGCAGTTGTTTTCGGGTACGGGTTTGAACGGGGAGTTGTCTGGCCTGCTGGCCGCAATTGCTACCGGTGCCTCAACTAAAACAGACTTGTTGTTGAAGGTGATGGCCACTATCGCCGAAATTGAGGACACAGACGAGGATGTGAATACTTTGTTATTCCGCCCTACGGACTACATGAATCTGCTGGAAACAGCCACTCTGAATAAACCGGACGTGATTGTCATTGACCCGACAACTGGCCGCCTCACTGTTGCAGGTGTGCCCGCTTACAAGTCCACTGCAGTGCCAGCTGGAACTGGTGTCATCGGTGACTTCAATATGGGTGCAGACATCCTGCAGTTGACGGCGCTGAACGTAGCCATCTCATTGGAAGATGACAACAACTTCCAGAAGAATGCTGCCACCGTTCGTGTGGAAGCAGAGGTTGCCTTCCCGATCTTCCGCCCCGGCGCGTTCCGCAAAATTTCCATGACAACCACACCGTGA
- a CDS encoding HK97 family phage prohead protease: MAIASFGDRNLDRDGDVILHSAVTKTIKERGPKGSNEIWHLTDHWYAMDHALGKFKELYVEGDYLVGISCPSRTKLGNDVMELYADGHINQHSIGFTPLAEESSKGGYNVIKELALWEGSSVLWGANPNTPTLDVIKSLTKGKAASMLERTIKSLRNGSYSDETFSLLELQLKQIQQFILDMDEKATAPALTTQPDVDQVDYVKVAAGLSSITNLFKN, translated from the coding sequence ATTGCAATAGCCTCTTTTGGGGATCGTAATCTCGACAGGGATGGCGATGTTATTCTGCATAGTGCTGTAACAAAAACCATCAAAGAGCGTGGGCCTAAAGGCAGTAATGAGATCTGGCATCTCACCGATCATTGGTATGCTATGGATCACGCCCTCGGTAAGTTCAAAGAACTCTATGTTGAAGGGGATTATCTCGTCGGCATATCATGCCCCAGCAGGACCAAACTGGGAAACGATGTAATGGAGCTTTACGCCGATGGCCATATCAACCAGCACAGTATTGGATTTACGCCTCTCGCAGAAGAGAGCTCTAAAGGCGGTTACAATGTTATCAAAGAGCTGGCACTGTGGGAAGGCTCCTCTGTCCTTTGGGGTGCGAACCCTAATACCCCTACGTTGGATGTGATAAAATCCCTCACCAAGGGAAAGGCTGCCAGCATGCTGGAGCGTACTATCAAAAGTCTCCGCAACGGCTCCTATTCTGACGAAACTTTCTCCTTACTCGAACTACAACTCAAACAAATACAGCAATTCATACTCGATATGGACGAGAAAGCCACTGCGCCGGCGCTGACCACGCAGCCGGATGTAGACCAGGTTGACTATGTCAAAGTAGCTGCAGGACTGAGTTCTATCACTAATCTTTTTAAAAACTAG
- a CDS encoding phage minor head protein, protein MTDREIWYQFNAFQQRKEAQYQKLFYNLIRRQAMRVADYVVQHGADAAAVNINLLVPTVEVQSLLRRLYTDVGVNWANIEYANIEEHTKSWAQPVRCKRFGFNAIWEGILNLFFTQKAGEKITKITETTRKWLIGMISAGRAAGMGAEQIARSMRDDKQVPLARARVISRTETVAAANFGGMTAARQSKLKMNKRWVNSQDKRVRETHRDEDEGGVGGEVRPLEEPFSNGLMHPGDPSGSAEEVIQCRCIVSMRPARDEQGMPMAA, encoded by the coding sequence ATGACAGACAGGGAGATATGGTATCAGTTCAATGCCTTCCAGCAGCGGAAGGAAGCCCAATATCAGAAGCTGTTTTATAACCTCATCCGCCGGCAGGCGATGCGGGTGGCGGATTATGTTGTTCAGCATGGCGCCGATGCTGCTGCGGTGAATATCAACCTGCTTGTTCCAACTGTGGAGGTACAGTCATTACTGCGGCGACTGTATACTGATGTTGGCGTGAACTGGGCTAACATCGAATATGCCAATATTGAAGAGCATACGAAGTCTTGGGCGCAGCCGGTCCGGTGTAAACGCTTCGGCTTCAATGCTATCTGGGAAGGTATTTTGAACCTGTTTTTTACCCAAAAAGCAGGTGAGAAGATTACCAAGATCACCGAAACCACCCGCAAATGGTTGATCGGTATGATATCCGCAGGGCGTGCTGCTGGTATGGGTGCTGAGCAAATTGCCCGCAGCATGCGCGATGATAAACAGGTTCCTCTGGCCCGCGCTCGTGTTATCTCTCGTACAGAAACCGTGGCAGCGGCGAACTTTGGAGGCATGACCGCGGCGCGGCAGAGTAAACTGAAGATGAACAAACGATGGGTGAACAGCCAGGATAAGCGTGTGCGTGAGACTCACCGGGATGAGGACGAAGGTGGTGTCGGTGGTGAGGTGCGTCCACTGGAGGAGCCGTTCAGCAACGGCCTTATGCACCCCGGTGATCCCAGCGGTTCAGCTGAGGAGGTTATCCAATGCAGATGTATTGTCAGCATGCGGCCTGCACGTGATGAACAGGGCATGCCGATGGCGGCGTAA
- a CDS encoding phage portal protein, protein MNIIQRFKYALTGRLPQGNTSLFPMGGQLINDFQKQHEFVKNGYMGNAIIYSIISQSSRKFSTVPRHLYQIKDKQAFSQYKALLGDGTPTTGKAIATALNFRRKAMVPVEKHPIIDLLNRPNPTQGGAAFFENLYGFKQINGAGSAWANRGGNPTGEPVELWCLPSADIVIVIGKNPDGSYDYLEPAGYQLQNGWVSNLRKEDVLYWKYFNPYWSSSGSHLYGLAPLEAGGMVANERNKADKTSATIMQNQGSKGVLYSTDPKGMSVDTRDKLQNRLDQEVNGLRNNGRVALANSPLGYVDLGRTTVELSIDAIKRSSKEDLCNVFSFPPVLLDPSKGTLANLEASIKFYVVNKVIPEWCGLRDDLNAWLLPMYKGAVGNLWIEPDFASLPELQEDLEKQVNAVMKIWPLTPNQMLEFLGWETDPNNPEMNKRYIPANLVPLDQVNQPATDISGDVSGLQKYGLLDY, encoded by the coding sequence ATGAACATTATTCAACGTTTTAAGTATGCCCTCACCGGCAGGTTGCCGCAAGGCAACACCAGCTTATTCCCCATGGGTGGACAGCTGATAAATGATTTCCAGAAACAGCATGAGTTTGTAAAGAACGGCTACATGGGTAACGCCATTATCTACAGTATCATCAGCCAGTCTTCGCGGAAGTTTTCTACGGTGCCGCGGCATTTGTACCAGATCAAGGATAAACAGGCGTTTTCGCAGTATAAGGCGCTTCTGGGTGATGGCACGCCTACTACAGGAAAGGCCATTGCGACAGCGCTTAATTTCCGGAGAAAAGCCATGGTGCCCGTGGAAAAGCATCCAATCATTGATTTGCTGAACAGGCCAAATCCTACACAGGGAGGCGCGGCCTTCTTTGAAAACCTATATGGTTTCAAACAAATCAACGGTGCCGGTTCTGCTTGGGCGAACCGTGGAGGTAACCCCACGGGTGAGCCGGTGGAGTTATGGTGTCTACCCAGCGCGGATATCGTCATTGTCATCGGCAAAAATCCTGATGGCAGCTATGACTATCTGGAACCTGCTGGATATCAGCTTCAGAACGGGTGGGTGTCGAATCTGCGTAAGGAGGATGTGCTCTACTGGAAATATTTTAATCCGTACTGGTCATCATCCGGATCGCATTTATACGGCCTGGCACCTTTGGAGGCAGGCGGCATGGTTGCGAACGAGAGAAATAAAGCAGATAAAACCAGTGCCACCATTATGCAGAATCAGGGGAGCAAAGGGGTGTTATACAGTACGGATCCGAAAGGTATGTCTGTTGATACCCGTGACAAGCTGCAGAATAGACTGGATCAAGAGGTTAATGGCCTGCGCAATAACGGCCGGGTGGCCTTAGCCAATAGTCCATTGGGGTACGTTGATCTCGGACGTACTACTGTTGAATTGTCCATTGATGCCATAAAACGCAGCAGCAAAGAAGACTTATGTAATGTCTTCAGTTTTCCGCCGGTGCTGCTGGATCCTTCTAAGGGGACACTTGCCAATCTTGAAGCCAGCATAAAATTTTACGTTGTCAATAAGGTCATCCCGGAATGGTGCGGCCTGCGTGATGACCTCAACGCGTGGCTGTTGCCCATGTACAAGGGCGCCGTCGGGAATCTATGGATAGAGCCAGATTTCGCCAGTCTGCCGGAGCTGCAGGAAGATCTGGAGAAACAGGTAAATGCTGTTATGAAGATATGGCCGCTCACGCCCAATCAGATGTTAGAATTCCTCGGTTGGGAGACAGATCCTAACAATCCGGAAATGAACAAGCGGTATATACCGGCGAACCTGGTTCCTCTTGATCAGGTTAATCAGCCCGCAACAGACATCAGCGGTGATGTGAGCGGTCTTCAGAAGTACGGATTACTGGATTATTAA
- a CDS encoding recombination protein NinG, which yields MELSEKQIKKYKGMSVPQLLKLATDHFNRYIRQRDSDGNIFRCISCGKIKPVAQMDAGHFMAASLYTAIRFDENNVHGQCVHCNRHMDGNLSTYRDNLVRKIGQEEVDRLMAVCRNTTKLDRGWLIEIIFRFKPNADDQP from the coding sequence ATGGAATTGAGCGAAAAACAGATCAAAAAATACAAAGGGATGTCCGTGCCACAGCTGTTGAAGCTGGCCACGGACCATTTCAATAGGTATATCCGCCAGCGGGATTCAGACGGCAATATCTTCCGGTGTATCTCCTGCGGTAAAATCAAACCTGTTGCTCAGATGGATGCCGGTCACTTTATGGCGGCAAGCCTCTACACTGCGATCCGGTTTGACGAGAATAACGTCCATGGGCAGTGTGTCCACTGCAACCGACATATGGACGGTAACCTATCAACCTACCGTGATAATCTGGTTCGGAAGATCGGACAGGAGGAGGTGGACCGGTTGATGGCCGTCTGCAGGAATACTACAAAGCTGGACCGCGGGTGGTTGATTGAGATTATTTTTAGATTTAAGCCAAATGCAGACGATCAGCCATGA
- a CDS encoding PD-(D/E)XK nuclease-like domain-containing protein — MAEFYMPDLDSAEIADQELNRFAYDLHDYADLQDILSSPQFNSPEVYTIDLLALSKNGILLRDEMQKYLDSHHNSSSALKEVLKTPFHYKFYTEMRQKAPDKDHFELGTFCHMAFLEPERFDKVIIEPDHPLNTTEGVTNMVRWYEKVNQCGNADLSGYKIADLRGYLQELKAACPYQRIKREHQDIIDIVRYNYKTYGGGIIPRLLKGAVAEVSLYGTDQETGLPVKIRPDYFNLEENIGANAIISFKTTSAQSLGKFFYDSAKYAYEISEGMYLQVGSEVTERKFTAVFTIMLQTVPPYLVAVFFWAPDDLANGKYKYRTALLTVKECQEKLFWPGFDAAAESGDCGIIHMKQPEWSFKELHPVDIDE; from the coding sequence ATGGCAGAGTTTTACATGCCGGACCTGGACTCGGCAGAAATAGCAGACCAGGAGCTCAACCGGTTCGCATATGATCTACATGATTATGCAGACCTGCAGGACATTCTCAGTAGTCCTCAATTCAACTCTCCGGAGGTGTACACCATCGACCTGCTGGCGCTGAGTAAAAATGGTATTCTGTTGCGCGACGAGATGCAGAAGTATCTGGATAGCCACCACAATAGCAGTTCTGCGCTGAAGGAGGTATTAAAAACACCTTTCCACTACAAGTTTTATACTGAGATGCGCCAGAAGGCGCCGGATAAAGACCACTTCGAGCTGGGCACGTTTTGCCACATGGCCTTTCTGGAGCCTGAAAGATTTGATAAAGTGATCATTGAGCCGGACCACCCTCTCAATACCACTGAAGGCGTTACCAATATGGTCCGTTGGTACGAAAAGGTGAACCAGTGTGGTAACGCCGACCTGTCCGGGTATAAAATCGCCGACCTACGAGGCTACCTGCAGGAGCTTAAAGCTGCCTGCCCCTACCAGCGCATCAAACGGGAGCATCAGGACATCATCGATATCGTACGGTACAATTATAAAACCTACGGCGGGGGCATTATTCCGCGCCTGTTGAAAGGTGCCGTGGCTGAAGTTAGCCTTTACGGAACTGATCAGGAGACAGGTCTGCCGGTAAAGATCCGCCCGGACTACTTCAATCTGGAGGAGAATATAGGCGCCAACGCTATCATCTCCTTTAAGACCACCTCCGCGCAGAGTCTCGGCAAATTCTTCTACGATTCCGCAAAATACGCCTACGAGATTTCAGAAGGTATGTATCTGCAGGTGGGATCGGAGGTAACGGAACGGAAGTTCACAGCGGTGTTCACCATCATGCTGCAGACAGTTCCTCCCTATCTGGTGGCGGTGTTTTTCTGGGCGCCTGATGATCTGGCCAACGGCAAGTATAAATACCGGACCGCGCTTCTCACAGTCAAAGAGTGTCAGGAAAAACTTTTTTGGCCTGGCTTCGATGCTGCCGCGGAATCCGGCGACTGTGGTATCATTCACATGAAACAGCCTGAGTGGAGCTTCAAGGAGCTGCACCCGGTAGACATTGACGAGTAA